A genomic segment from Sulfuritalea hydrogenivorans sk43H encodes:
- the rpmA gene encoding 50S ribosomal protein L27, with amino-acid sequence MAHKKAGGSSRNGRDSESKRLGVKSYGGELISAGSIIVRQRGTEFHPGDNVGMGKDHTLFAKVEGTVQFTVKGPAKRRTVSIVPAAA; translated from the coding sequence ATGGCACACAAAAAAGCAGGCGGCAGTTCCCGCAACGGCCGCGACTCGGAATCGAAACGCCTCGGCGTCAAAAGCTACGGCGGCGAGCTGATTTCCGCCGGCAGCATCATCGTGCGGCAGCGCGGCACCGAATTCCATCCCGGCGACAACGTCGGCATGGGCAAGGACCACACCCTGTTCGCCAAGGTCGAGGGTACGGTGCAATTCACCGTCAAGGGCCCGGCCAAGCGTCGCACGGTCAGCATCGTTCCGGCGGCCGCTTAA
- the cgtA gene encoding Obg family GTPase CgtA gives MKFFDEARIEVLAGDGGNGAVSFRREKYIPLGGPDGGDGGKGASIWAIADRNLNTLIDFRYTRVFRGQKGENGHGSDRYGKGGEDLELRMPVGTVITDSGTGELIADLDTDGKRWLIAKGGIGGLGNSHFKSSTNRAPRQNTPGQEGEKRELKLELKVLADVGLLGLPNAGKSTFIRAVSAAKPKVADYPFTTLHPNLGVVRVDDNRSFVIADIPGLIEGAAEGAGLGHRFLKHLQRTGLLLHLVDVSPFDPDADPAKDAKAILKELKKYDEALYKKPRWLLINKIDLVPEDEREARVAALVKSYKPKKHFVVSAISGAGCREVTFAVMDYLEQHRKHETADS, from the coding sequence ATGAAATTCTTTGACGAAGCGCGCATTGAAGTCCTTGCCGGTGATGGCGGCAATGGCGCGGTTTCGTTTCGCCGCGAGAAATACATCCCCCTCGGCGGCCCGGATGGCGGCGACGGCGGCAAGGGTGCGAGCATCTGGGCCATCGCCGACCGCAATCTCAACACCCTGATCGACTTTCGCTACACCCGCGTCTTTCGCGGCCAGAAGGGCGAAAACGGCCACGGCTCGGATCGCTACGGCAAGGGCGGGGAAGACCTTGAACTGCGCATGCCGGTCGGCACCGTGATCACCGACAGCGGGACGGGTGAATTGATCGCCGACCTCGATACCGACGGCAAGCGCTGGCTGATCGCCAAGGGCGGCATCGGTGGTCTGGGCAATTCGCACTTCAAATCCAGCACCAACCGTGCGCCGCGCCAGAACACGCCGGGGCAGGAGGGTGAAAAGCGCGAACTGAAGCTCGAACTCAAGGTGCTGGCCGATGTCGGCCTGCTGGGCTTGCCCAATGCCGGAAAATCCACTTTCATCCGCGCCGTTTCCGCAGCGAAGCCCAAGGTGGCCGACTATCCCTTCACCACCCTGCACCCAAATCTCGGCGTGGTGCGCGTCGATGACAACCGCAGTTTCGTCATTGCCGACATTCCGGGCCTGATCGAAGGCGCGGCGGAAGGCGCCGGCCTCGGCCATCGCTTCCTCAAGCATCTGCAGCGCACGGGGCTGCTGCTGCATCTTGTCGATGTTTCACCTTTCGACCCGGATGCCGATCCGGCGAAGGACGCCAAAGCGATCCTGAAGGAGTTGAAGAAATACGACGAGGCCCTGTACAAAAAGCCGCGCTGGCTGCTGATCAACAAGATCGATCTGGTGCCGGAAGATGAACGCGAAGCGCGCGTCGCCGCGCTGGTGAAGAGCTACAAGCCGAAGAAGCATTTCGTCGTTTCGGCAATTTCGGGCGCAGGCTGCCGCGAGGTCACGTTTGCCGTGATGGATTATCTTGAACAGCATCGAAAACATGAGACGGCAGATAGCTGA
- the proB gene encoding glutamate 5-kinase, protein MRRQIAEARRVVVKVGSALVTNNGQGLALDFIAECARQIAALHADGRQVLLVSSGAIAAGMQRLGWTTRPHAMHDLQAAAAVGQMGLAQAYESTFLSHGLKAAQILLTHEDLADRTRYLNARSTLQTLLDLAVVPIINENDTVVTDEIKFGDNDTLGALVANLVEAEALIILTDQKGLYSADPRLDPAATLISEGRADDRRFEAMAGGAGSGISKGGMITKVRAAQRAAKSGAHTLIVSGREPDSLLAAARGETIGTLLYAAESPLAARKQWLADHLQLAGALTLDAGAQTALAGGRSLLAVGVVRVEGDFERGAAVACRSHDGREIARGLINYSSSEARRIAGHGTQDIEALLGYIDSAELIHRDNLVLL, encoded by the coding sequence ATGAGACGGCAGATAGCTGAAGCGCGGCGCGTCGTCGTCAAGGTCGGCAGCGCCCTGGTCACCAACAACGGCCAGGGGTTGGCCCTCGACTTCATCGCCGAATGCGCGCGCCAGATCGCGGCGCTGCACGCCGACGGCCGGCAGGTGCTGCTGGTGTCCTCCGGAGCGATTGCCGCAGGCATGCAGCGCCTCGGCTGGACTACGCGTCCGCACGCCATGCACGATCTGCAAGCAGCAGCGGCGGTGGGCCAAATGGGCCTGGCGCAGGCCTACGAGAGCACCTTCCTCAGCCACGGCCTGAAAGCCGCGCAGATCCTGCTGACTCACGAAGACCTGGCCGACCGCACGCGTTACCTCAACGCCCGATCGACCCTGCAAACCCTGCTCGATCTTGCGGTGGTGCCGATCATCAACGAGAACGACACCGTGGTCACCGACGAAATCAAGTTCGGCGACAACGACACGCTCGGCGCGCTGGTCGCCAATCTGGTCGAAGCAGAGGCGCTGATCATCCTCACCGACCAGAAGGGCCTCTACAGCGCCGACCCGCGCCTCGACCCTGCCGCCACGCTGATCAGCGAAGGGCGCGCCGATGATCGCCGCTTCGAGGCCATGGCCGGTGGTGCCGGCTCCGGAATCAGCAAAGGCGGCATGATCACCAAGGTTCGCGCCGCCCAGCGCGCTGCCAAGAGCGGCGCACATACCCTGATCGTCAGCGGCCGCGAGCCCGATTCACTGCTGGCCGCCGCGCGCGGCGAGACCATCGGCACGCTGCTCTATGCCGCCGAATCTCCACTGGCCGCGCGCAAGCAATGGCTCGCCGATCATCTGCAACTGGCCGGCGCGCTGACGCTCGACGCCGGCGCGCAAACGGCGCTGGCCGGCGGCCGCAGTCTGCTGGCAGTGGGCGTGGTCCGCGTCGAGGGCGATTTCGAACGCGGCGCCGCGGTCGCCTGTCGCTCCCACGACGGCCGCGAGATCGCCCGCGGCCTGATCAACTATTCCAGTTCCGAAGCCCGGCGCATCGCCGGCCACGGCACGCAGGACATCGAAGCCCTGCTCGGCTACATCGACAGCGCCGAACTGATCCACCGGGATAATCTGGTCCTGCTTTGA
- a CDS encoding PIN domain-containing protein, with protein MIGLDTNVLVRYVAQDDPKQSPVASRLIESLTADAPGYVSVVSVVELVWVLTDCYALRKDELCEVLETLLRTKEIVVAHADTVWQALRLFKGGKADFADCLIERFANAAGCDHTATFDRDAAKHCGMRLIG; from the coding sequence ATGATTGGTTTGGATACCAACGTTCTTGTCCGCTATGTTGCACAGGATGATCCAAAACAGTCACCCGTAGCGAGTCGCTTGATCGAGTCGCTTACAGCAGACGCGCCGGGGTATGTCAGCGTCGTTTCGGTGGTGGAGCTGGTATGGGTGTTGACCGACTGCTACGCATTGCGGAAAGACGAACTTTGCGAAGTCCTGGAAACCCTGCTGCGGACCAAGGAGATTGTCGTGGCGCACGCCGATACGGTGTGGCAGGCGTTGCGATTGTTCAAGGGAGGCAAGGCCGACTTCGCCGACTGTCTGATCGAGCGGTTTGCGAATGCGGCGGGATGCGATCACACGGCAACATTTGATCGCGATGCCGCCAAACACTGCGGCATGCGGTTAATTGGCTGA
- a CDS encoding AbrB/MazE/SpoVT family DNA-binding domain-containing protein, translating to MTTATLTSKGQITIPAVVRAALGVETGDRVEFVLVEPGRYELVAATQSVTALKGLVRKPASPVSISAMNEAITARGAKAR from the coding sequence ATGACGACTGCAACCCTGACCAGCAAAGGTCAGATCACCATACCCGCCGTAGTGCGGGCTGCGCTTGGCGTTGAAACGGGCGACCGGGTCGAATTCGTTCTGGTCGAACCGGGACGTTATGAGCTGGTGGCTGCCACTCAGTCGGTAACGGCCTTGAAGGGCTTGGTGCGCAAGCCGGCATCACCTGTCAGTATTTCGGCCATGAACGAGGCTATCACCGCACGTGGGGCAAAGGCGCGATGA
- a CDS encoding transposase, with the protein MPRRARLALLGVPLHLIQRGNNRQACFFADADYRLYLEWLAEHAGKTGCRIHAYALMTNHVHLLVSADRAEAPGALMKALGQRYVQYVNRVYRRSGTLWEGRFRSCPIQEEAYLLACQRYIELNPVRAGMVQHPAEYRWSSYRANGQGQDNAVIRPHALYVALGLDVVSRQAAYRELFRYELEPGLVDQIRRATNGNFALGCARFAADAAATLGRRVLSGKSGRPRKVAAPESQNLFVD; encoded by the coding sequence ATGCCGCGCCGCGCGCGCCTTGCTCTGCTGGGCGTTCCGCTCCATCTGATCCAGCGCGGAAACAACCGCCAGGCTTGCTTCTTCGCGGACGCGGATTACCGCTTGTATCTTGAATGGCTGGCCGAACACGCTGGCAAGACCGGTTGCCGCATCCACGCCTATGCATTGATGACCAACCACGTCCATCTGCTGGTTTCGGCAGACCGCGCGGAAGCGCCGGGGGCGTTGATGAAAGCGCTGGGACAGCGTTACGTTCAGTACGTAAATCGTGTCTATCGGCGTAGCGGGACGTTGTGGGAAGGGCGCTTTCGCTCGTGCCCGATTCAGGAAGAAGCGTATTTGCTGGCCTGCCAGCGCTATATCGAACTGAATCCGGTACGTGCAGGAATGGTCCAGCATCCCGCCGAATACCGCTGGTCAAGCTATCGGGCCAATGGGCAGGGGCAGGACAACGCGGTGATCCGGCCGCATGCGCTCTACGTGGCACTGGGGCTCGATGTGGTGAGCAGGCAAGCGGCCTACCGGGAACTGTTCCGCTACGAGTTGGAACCCGGCCTGGTAGATCAGATTCGGCGGGCGACGAACGGGAATTTCGCGCTGGGCTGCGCGCGTTTCGCGGCAGACGCGGCCGCTACGCTGGGCCGACGGGTGCTGTCAGGCAAGTCGGGGCGGCCGCGGAAGGTGGCAGCACCGGAGTCGCAGAACTTGTTTGTGGATTAA
- a CDS encoding porin: protein MQKKIIALAIAGLSSAAFAQSNVTISGLVDLGYANTNTQTAANGKDTSQTWAGNGSSTSTIVFSGTEALGGGMNAGFFLASDFTAGANQLGGTAAPTTTTPFANQMFNSQNYLTLNSASWGSVKVGTINNASLSTSSASQPFGTAIGSGLSGSFGRLAGLGAVNVVTTANTVTGAVGAAGGVATSGTRLVRVGNSAMYETPSFGGFSASVLHVFKNDNDQYATAGQQELGLKYNNGPANVHYAYYKFDGGSNMTAGLVSATVKHNMLGGNYSFGPATVYAGWTSSKGSNAAGTTVDARSWNIALKYAMGNWAFMANVLKADDKLVADQDRNLTGLGLDYSMSKRTTAYVRYENGDNDKSSATGSNVGAFTRWAAGVRHSF, encoded by the coding sequence ATGCAAAAGAAAATTATCGCTCTGGCAATTGCTGGCCTGTCCAGCGCTGCTTTCGCTCAGTCGAACGTGACCATCTCCGGTCTGGTTGACTTGGGCTACGCCAACACCAACACCCAAACCGCCGCCAACGGCAAGGACACGTCGCAGACTTGGGCCGGCAACGGTTCCTCGACCTCCACGATCGTGTTCAGCGGTACGGAAGCTCTGGGCGGTGGCATGAATGCAGGCTTCTTCCTGGCTTCCGACTTCACCGCTGGTGCCAACCAGCTCGGCGGTACGGCTGCACCGACGACGACGACCCCGTTTGCCAACCAGATGTTCAACAGCCAGAACTACCTGACATTGAACAGCGCCAGCTGGGGTAGCGTCAAGGTCGGTACCATCAACAACGCTTCGCTGTCCACCTCGTCCGCTTCGCAGCCTTTCGGCACCGCAATCGGTTCCGGTCTGTCGGGCTCCTTTGGCCGCCTTGCCGGTCTTGGCGCTGTTAACGTTGTTACCACCGCTAACACCGTTACGGGGGCCGTCGGGGCTGCAGGTGGTGTTGCAACCTCTGGTACCCGTCTGGTTCGTGTTGGCAACTCCGCGATGTACGAAACCCCGAGCTTCGGCGGCTTCAGCGCTAGCGTCCTGCACGTGTTCAAGAACGACAATGACCAGTACGCGACCGCAGGTCAGCAGGAACTCGGCCTGAAGTACAACAATGGCCCGGCCAACGTGCATTACGCCTACTACAAGTTTGACGGTGGCAGCAACATGACGGCTGGTCTGGTCAGTGCAACCGTAAAGCACAACATGTTGGGCGGCAACTACAGCTTTGGCCCGGCTACCGTCTATGCTGGCTGGACGTCGTCCAAGGGTAGCAATGCGGCTGGTACAACTGTTGATGCGCGTTCCTGGAACATCGCTCTGAAGTACGCAATGGGCAATTGGGCGTTCATGGCCAACGTACTCAAGGCCGATGACAAACTGGTTGCTGACCAGGACCGCAACCTGACGGGTCTGGGTCTCGACTACAGCATGAGCAAGCGCACCACTGCTTATGTCCGTTACGAGAATGGTGACAATGACAAGTCGTCGGCGACCGGTAGCAACGTAGGCGCCTTCACGCGCTGGGCTGCTGGCGTGCGTCACTCCTTCTGA
- a CDS encoding type II toxin-antitoxin system RelE/ParE family toxin, with product MAKIGFSPKSRQDLLDIGDYIAKDNRANARRFVAKLMEQCQRIGNAPMGYVSRDDLAQGLRMAALERYVIFFRVIDNTVRIERVLHGARNLPAILERDGEDSAD from the coding sequence ATGGCGAAGATCGGCTTCTCGCCGAAGTCTCGGCAAGATCTTCTCGACATCGGCGATTACATTGCCAAGGACAACCGGGCCAATGCACGGCGTTTCGTTGCCAAGCTGATGGAGCAATGCCAACGCATCGGCAATGCCCCAATGGGCTATGTCAGCAGGGATGACTTGGCTCAAGGTCTGCGGATGGCGGCCTTGGAAAGATATGTAATTTTCTTCCGCGTCATCGACAACACCGTTCGCATCGAACGGGTGCTGCATGGCGCTCGCAACCTGCCCGCCATACTCGAACGCGACGGCGAGGACTCCGCAGATTGA
- a CDS encoding type II toxin-antitoxin system prevent-host-death family antitoxin, protein MEQVLATRSVSITELKRSPSAVLEQAGSAPVAVLNHNRPAAYLLSPDVYEAMLERLNADLRQSIQEGIDSGPPIQADRVFAELNARYAEPVGNPPRKTGGKRST, encoded by the coding sequence ATGGAACAGGTTCTTGCTACCCGCTCGGTGAGCATCACCGAACTCAAACGCAGTCCCAGCGCAGTGCTCGAACAGGCCGGATCTGCACCCGTGGCGGTGCTGAACCACAACCGGCCCGCTGCCTACTTGCTCTCGCCTGACGTCTATGAAGCCATGCTGGAACGGTTGAATGCCGATCTGCGCCAATCCATACAGGAAGGTATCGATAGCGGCCCGCCGATTCAGGCCGACAGGGTGTTCGCCGAATTGAATGCTCGCTACGCCGAACCCGTTGGCAACCCCCCCCGCAAAACCGGTGGCAAGCGCTCGACTTGA